A single genomic interval of Spinacia oleracea cultivar Varoflay chromosome 6, BTI_SOV_V1, whole genome shotgun sequence harbors:
- the LOC110798022 gene encoding uncharacterized protein — MGRKKKMPAVSGPGNNGDSSPLVASHDSVTQASSLDTTQQLTYAMVEEILAEPSSMADPKLVHPSARPISIRLQEVIKEHHNFLFSAPISNPVVSGSGMLEAISAKASSVNPESMRIVSRKLNMGGDSGIPVVDKPQSSWASKVRGSLLATKGKALSYVAPVCIGDKVIAQLQQPEIDKCNAHWANAVVMFVLGETPTIASVLRFIAKEWSQVATPKVFLHDEGYFVIRFCSLEDRNSILYAGPQYFYGKPAIIKQWSSHFSFQEEVLKVIPLWVRFPNLPLNCWGEDSLSRIGSVLGVPLFADECTTQQLRISFARVLVEVDVTNPLPSFITIADPSGQEFEQTVTYDWKPDYCKKCFLVGHNCETSAKKANNARPPEKKVVKKWVPKKVQQAPQNQQQQQLQQTNPVGTSVVVHSDDDAGWKIDARRTKHREAQQVRTITPIQNSFRVLTPEHGGIEVVDEEGEEHNDLPPDDNLCLELNKVDVIAVLETRVKENNNSKIQQKLGGGWSWHCNSACNPRGRIWVGWKNVNATVNILLTHEQLVHGKALWSSLSGISAMVTSSPWIVLVDFNAVLSSNDRVNGACVTTYETQDFENFLLNSRVNELRSTGHLFSWSNKSLGDARVTSRIDRALGNGCWMMKFGHLAVDYLNPSISDHSPLLLKFGDDHKDGGRPFKFFNFLANHSQFAEVVAQDWDNPIKGTPLSKVWFKLKRLKHKLKSLHKEEFANITVRIQKAQQELEEVQNQLCSDPADLLMQVEEKRCTGNLRKWLSVEESALKQKSRIQWLADGDSNSKFFYASVKQRRNMNRISLLYTTQGHKIVDPGEITVEIQKFYMALLGTAATHISKPDLPSLRSGPRLSRAAALSLCVPVTTDEIDLALKSIDDSKAPGLDGYNAVFFKKAWPWIKEDVYEAVKFFFQKGEMYPGMNCTSVTLVPKVPNASCVKDFRPIACCSTLYKIISKILTARLQKVITEVVSECQSGFIPGRFIADNILMTVLQELGFPQVFVKWIMTCITTVSYSILINGFPSKPFQAKKGLRQGDPLSPFLFAIGMEYLTRCMNQLKQNPDFNFHPRCEKLNITHLMFADDLLLFARADKISVQLLLEAFSKFSSASGLEANMDKSNIYFAGVSMCDKTDILSAQKISEACLPFRYLGVPLSSKKLSYPHCKPLVDKILARTKVWSAKFLSYAGRLLLIKTILFGMQTFWCQIFILPKRIIKEVEAYCRCFLWSSDTAASKKALVAWDKLYQPRNSGGWNVKNIAAWNKVAIGKLLWALAFKKDKLWVQWVDSFYMKGQNPLQMSTPGSCSWALKKIFNSREIILQIGGWDKATANGKYCISKVYKCLQGVAPKVTWWRVMCYNKASPKSLFITWLAILNRLYTTDRLQAWGIQCSDQCVLCTDGKETVEHLFFECKFSCAVWSKLLLQIGIHRRATGFASELQQAMKRSKKVGVADQLYVMCFTEAIYIVWLARNAVIFKRPTKSIDNIVREILFKVCCRGSEELRSRILHI; from the exons ATGgggagaaagaagaagatgcCGGCTGTTTCTGGGCCAGGAAATAATGGAGATTCTTCTCCTTTGGTTGCTTCTCATGATTCTGTGACTCAAGCGTCTAGCTTGGACACCACGCAACAGCTCACGTACGCTATGGTAGAAGAAATTCTTGCTGAACCTTCTTCAATGGCGGACCCGAAATTGGTTCATCCCAGTGCTAGACCTATTTCCATTAGGCTACAAGAGGTAATTAAAGAACACCATAACTTCCTTTTTTCTGCTCCTATTTCGAACCCTGTGGTTTCTGGATCTGGAATGTTAGAAGCAATTTCTGCAAAAGCTAGCTCTGTTAACCCTGAATCTATGCGTATTGTGAGTAGGAAATTGAATATGGGGGGAGATTCTGGGATTCCTGTAGTTGATAAACCTCAAAGCTCTTGGGCCAGTAAGGTTAGGGGTAGTTTACTTGCTACTAAAGGAAAGGCATTAAGCTATGTTGCTCCTGTGTGTATTGGTGATAAGGTCATTGCTCAACTGCAGCAGCCAGAAATAGATAAATGTAATGCTCACTGGGCTAATGCAGTAGTCATGTTTGTATTGGGTGAAACACCAACAATTGCATCTGTACTCAGGTTTATTGCTAAGGAATGGAGTCAAGTGGCAACCCCCAAAGTTTTCCTTCATGATGAAGGTTACTTTGTGATTAGGTTCTGTTCTTTGGAAGATAGAAACTCTATTCTATATGCTGGCCCTCAGTACTTTTATGGTAAACCAGCCATCATCAAGCAATGGTCCTCCCACTTTAGCTTCCAGGAGGAAGTTTTGAAGGTTATTCCTCTGTGGGTGAGGTTTCCAAATCTACCTCTGAACTGTTGGGGAGAGGATTCCTTGAGTAGGATTGGCAGTGTTCTTGGAGTCCCCTTGTTTGCAGATGAATGTACTACACAGCAGTTGAGAATATCTtttgctagggttttggttgAAGTGGATGTGACTAACCCTCTCCCTAGCTTCATCACTATTGCTGATCCATCTGGTCAGGAATTTGAACAAACCGTTACTTATGATTGGAAACCAGACTACTGCAAGAAGTGTTTCCTGGTGGGACACAATTGTGAGACTTCTGCTAAGAAAGCTAACAATGCTAGACCCCCTGAGAAGAAGGTAGTGAAGAAGTGGGTTCCTAAAAAAGTTCAGCAAGCTCCACagaaccaacaacaacaacaacttcaACAGACCAATCCTGTTGGCACTTCTGTTGTTGTTCACTCTGATGATGATGCAGGGTGGAAAATTGATGCTAGAAGGACTAAGCACAGGGAAGCTCAACAAGTGAGGACAATTACTCCAATTCAAAACTCATTCAGAGTTCTCACCCCTGAACATGGTGGCATAGAAGTTGTAGATGAAGAAGGAGAGGAACACAATGATCTCCCCCCTGATGATAATTTGTGCTTGGAAT TAAATAAGGTGGATGTGATTGCTGTCTTAGAAACACGAGTCAAAGAGAATAATAATAGTAAAATTCAGCAGAAGCTAGGTGGTGGTTGGTCTTGGCACTGTAATTCTGCTTGTAATCCCAGAGGGAGAATTTGGGTAGGGTGGAAGAATGTGAATGCTACTGTCAACATTTTACTCACTCATGAGCAATTAGTTCATGG GAAGGCTTTGTGGTCATCCCTTTCTGGTATCTCTGCTATGGTTACTTCTTCTCCATGGATAGTACTTGTAGATTTCAATGCTGTTCTCTCAAGTAATGACAGGGTTAATGGAGCATGTGTTACCACTTATGAAACTCAAGATTTTGAGAACTTTCTGCTGAACTCTAGAGTGAATGAATTGAGAAGCACTGGCCACCTTTTTTCTTGGAGTAATAAGAGTTTGGGGGATGCTAGGGTGACTAGTAGAATAGACAGAGCTTTGGGAAATGGATGCTGGATGATGAAATTTGGGCATTTAGCTGTGGACTATCTTAACCCTTCAATCTCAGACCATTCCCCTCTTTTGTTAAAATTTGGTGATGATCATAAAGATGGGGGGAGGCCCTTTAAGTTTTTTAACTTTCTGGCAAATCATTCTCAGTTTGCAGAAGTTGTTGCTCAAGATTGGGATAATCCTATTAAGGGTACTCCTTTAAGCAAAGTTTGGTTTAAGCTGAAAAGGCTAAAACACAAACTGAAGTCCCTTCACAAAGAGGAGTTTGCAAATATCACTGTGAGAATTCAAAAAGCTCAACAAGAGTTGGAAGAAGTTCAAAATCAGTTATGTTCTGATCCTGCAGATTTGTTAATGCAAGTGGAAGAGAAGAGATGTACTGGAAATCTTAGAAAGTGGCTATCTGTGGAAGAATCTGCTTTGAAGCAGAAATCTAGAATCCAATGGCTAGCTGATGGGGATTCTAACTCTAAGTTCTTTTATGCTTCTGTCAAGCAAAGAAGAAACATGAATAGAATCTCTTTGCTGTACACTACTCAAGGGCATAAAATTGTGGATCCTGGGGAAATTACTGTGGAAATTCAGAAATTCTATATGGCTCTTCTTGGTACAGCTGCTACTCACATTTCTAAGCCTGATCTCCCCTCTCTTAGATCAGGCCCAAGATTGTCTAGAGCTGCAGCTCTATCTCTATGTGTGCCAGTTACCACTGATGAGATTGACTTGGCTCTCAAGTCCATTGATGACAGTAAAGCTCCAGGGTTGGATGGATACAATGCTGTGTTTTTTAAGAAAGCATGGCCTTGGATTAAAGAAGATGTGTATGAAGCTGTCAAGTTCTTCTTTCAGAAAGGGGAAATGTATCCTGGTATGAACTGCACCTCTGTTACTCTGGTACCTAAGGTACCTAATGCTTCCTGTGTTAAAGATTTTCGTCCTATTGCATGCTGTTCCACTCTTTACAAAATCATATCTAAGATTCTTACTGCAAGGCTGCAAAAAGTTATTACTGAAGTGGTCAGTGAATGCCAATCAGGGTTTATCCCTGGGAGGTTCATTGCTGACAACATTTTGATG ACTGTTCTGCAAGAGCTAGGGTTCCCTCAAGTGTTTGTGAAGTGGATCATGACTTGTATTACAACTGTTTCCTACTCTATTCTCATCAATGGCTTTCCTAGCAAACCATTCCAAGCAAAAAAAGGGCTGAGACAGGGGGATCCTCTCTCCCCTTTCCTGTTTGCTATTGGTATGGAATACTTGACAAGATGTATGAACCAATTGAAGCAAAATCCTGATTTTAACTTCCATCCTAGGTGTGAGAAGCTCAATATTACTCatctgatgtttgcagatgacttATTATTGTTTGCAAGAGCTGACAAGATCTCTGTACAATTACTCCTTGAAGCCTTTTCCAAGTTTTCTTCTGCTTCAGGCCTTGAAGCTAATATGGATAAAAGTAATATTTACTTTGCTGGTGTTTCAATGTGTGACAAAACAGATATTTTATCTGCTCAGAAAATCTCAGAAGCTTGCCTTCCTTTTAGATACCTTGGGGTGCCACTTTCCTCCAAGAAACTTTCCTATCCTCACTGCAAGCCTCTAGTGGACAAGATTCTGGCTAGAACTAAGGTGTGGTCAGCTAAGTTTTTGTCTTATGCTGGCAGGTTGTTACTTATCAAAACCATCTTGTTTGGCATGCAGACTTTCTGGTGTCAAATTTTCATTTTACCTAAAAGAATTATTAAGGAGGTTGAAGCTTATTGTAGGTGTTTCCTATGGTCTAGTGACACTGCAGCATCAAAGAAAGCTCTAGTAGCATGGGATAAACTGTATCAACCTAGAAATTCTGGTGGCTGGAATGTGAAGAATATTGCTGCTTGGAACAAAGTGGCCATTGGGAAATTGCTGTGGGCTTTGGCTTTTAAAAAAGATAAGCTGTGGGTGCAGTGGGTTGATAGCTTCTATATGAAAGGCCAAAATCCTCTTCAAATGTCCACTCCTGGATCTTGTTCTTGGGCTCTTAAGAAGATTTTTAATAGCAGAGAGATTATTCTGCAAATTGGTGGTTGGGACAAAGCCACTGCAAATGGCAAATACTGTATCAGCAAGGTGTATAAATGCTTGCAGGGTGTTGCTCCTAAGGTTACTTGGTGGAGAGTAATGTGCTATAACAAAGCTAGTCCAAAAAGCTTGTTTATTACTTGGTTGGCTATCCTTAATAGGCTTTACACTACTGATAGACTTCAAGCTTGGGGGATTCAGTGTTCTGATCAATGTGTGCTGTGCACAGATGGGAAAGAAACAGTTGAACATCTGTTTTTTGAGTGCAAGTTTTCTTGTGCAGTCTGGTCTAAACTGTTGTTGCAGATTGGTATTCATAGAAGAGCTACTGGTTTTGCTTCTGAGTTGCAGCAAGCTATGAAGAGGAGCAAAAAAGTTGGTGTTGCTGATCAGTTGTATGTCATGTGCTTCACTGAAGCCATCTATATTGTGTGGCTTGCTAGAAATGCTGTAATTTTTAAAAGGCCTACTAAGAGCATAGACAATATTGTTAGGGAAATTTTGTTTAAAGTTTGTTGTAGAGGTTCTGAGGAACTTAGGAGTAGGATACTACACATTTGA